In Shouchella patagoniensis, the following are encoded in one genomic region:
- a CDS encoding flavin reductase family protein: MDDRLFKTAMSKFSTGVTVITAEWENENHGMTANAFMSVSLDPKLIVISVANNARMKPILEKTKTFAVSVLAEDQADVSMHFARQKEKENVRLIEFAGVPTVEGAIATIACDLHDTSEQGDHTLFIGKVRDVAVTDRDPLVYYQGKYEQI, from the coding sequence ATGGATGATCGATTATTTAAAACAGCAATGAGCAAGTTTTCCACTGGTGTAACAGTTATTACAGCAGAGTGGGAAAATGAAAATCATGGAATGACGGCGAATGCTTTTATGTCAGTGTCATTAGATCCTAAACTTATCGTTATTTCGGTAGCGAATAACGCCCGCATGAAACCAATTCTAGAAAAAACGAAAACATTTGCGGTTAGTGTTTTGGCAGAAGATCAAGCAGATGTGTCAATGCATTTTGCTCGCCAAAAAGAAAAAGAGAATGTTAGATTGATTGAGTTTGCAGGCGTACCAACGGTCGAAGGAGCAATTGCAACAATTGCTTGTGATCTTCATGATACGAGTGAACAAGGTGACCATACCCTTTTTATTGGAAAAGTTAGAGACGTTGCGGTAACTGACCGTGATCCGCTCGTCTACTATCAAGGAAAGTATGAACAAATTTAA